One Gimesia aquarii DNA segment encodes these proteins:
- a CDS encoding ABC transporter permease → MSFDPIPYDLLGAFQYFLVVFGSAMLIAIVVCLIVGTLTRGAKGFTGVFRAILDFFVQITHVSCRRVWSLTVLTIREALRQKILFVFIIFAVLFMFAGWFLSGTADRPDLQVQSYIDFVLKAISWLVIPIMLLLACWSLPEDIKRRTIHTVVTKPAYRIEIVIGRMLGFTLLGSAILVVMGTIGYIWINRQVPKSAQYKLVSKVPVYGSISFTDREGAPTSSGLNVGDIWDFRSYIEGATKARAIYKFAGIDESDAINDKLVLESSFEAFRTHKGNMEKGGILYQFIFVNEDKNLRVPSRPLINKEYSDNVLEINRKLKYDNPEGNSGEELDIFNDVIDKDGNLTVEVQCLEAGQLLGMARPDLFVRTPDRAFLAGYSKAVFGIWLPMVLVIMLGVTISCFVKGPVAILTTLTIVLVGFMSKEYMNEILSGQMQAAGAIEAWYRLITHMNSQTALPDGSVKFIIELVDAGIINFLWLCQQVIPNFGIFSNMREYVIKGFDVSWNAALLPGIITTAAYFLPCLIVSFYSLKLRELEAK, encoded by the coding sequence ATGTCTTTTGATCCTATTCCATACGACCTGCTTGGTGCTTTTCAATATTTTCTCGTTGTATTTGGCAGCGCGATGCTCATCGCAATTGTTGTCTGCTTGATCGTGGGCACTCTCACACGGGGAGCCAAAGGTTTCACGGGCGTCTTTCGTGCCATACTCGATTTCTTTGTGCAAATCACGCATGTTTCCTGTCGTCGTGTCTGGTCGCTGACAGTTTTAACGATTCGCGAGGCTTTAAGGCAAAAAATCCTGTTCGTCTTTATCATTTTTGCAGTACTCTTCATGTTCGCAGGTTGGTTTCTTTCTGGTACTGCTGATAGACCTGACTTACAAGTCCAGTCCTACATTGATTTCGTTCTCAAAGCGATCAGTTGGCTCGTAATCCCAATCATGTTGCTGCTGGCATGCTGGTCTCTGCCAGAAGACATTAAAAGGAGAACCATTCATACCGTCGTGACTAAGCCTGCGTATCGCATTGAAATTGTCATCGGTAGAATGCTGGGCTTTACGCTTCTGGGAAGCGCTATCCTCGTTGTCATGGGAACCATTGGATACATCTGGATCAATCGCCAGGTTCCGAAGAGCGCGCAATACAAACTGGTTTCCAAAGTTCCCGTCTATGGCAGTATTTCTTTCACCGATCGTGAAGGAGCTCCCACATCATCGGGTCTTAACGTAGGGGATATCTGGGATTTCCGAAGTTATATTGAAGGGGCCACTAAAGCACGTGCGATTTATAAATTTGCAGGAATCGACGAAAGTGACGCGATTAACGACAAGCTAGTCCTGGAGTCTTCGTTTGAAGCATTCCGAACGCACAAAGGGAACATGGAAAAGGGAGGGATTCTCTACCAGTTCATTTTTGTGAATGAAGATAAAAATCTGCGAGTCCCCTCTCGACCATTAATCAATAAAGAGTATTCAGATAACGTTCTGGAAATTAATCGGAAACTCAAGTATGACAATCCGGAAGGGAACTCCGGAGAAGAACTGGATATCTTCAACGATGTAATTGACAAAGATGGAAACCTGACCGTTGAAGTCCAGTGTCTGGAGGCAGGACAATTATTGGGAATGGCCCGGCCCGACCTCTTTGTTCGTACTCCGGACCGTGCGTTCCTGGCAGGCTACTCAAAAGCTGTTTTTGGAATCTGGTTACCAATGGTGCTCGTCATCATGCTGGGAGTGACCATTAGCTGTTTTGTAAAAGGTCCTGTCGCGATTCTGACCACTCTGACGATAGTGCTGGTTGGCTTTATGTCCAAAGAATACATGAATGAGATTCTCAGTGGTCAAATGCAGGCAGCAGGAGCCATCGAAGCCTGGTACCGTCTGATTACCCACATGAATTCGCAAACAGCACTTCCAGATGGCTCCGTGAAGTTTATCATTGAATTAGTTGATGCCGGTATTATTAATTTTCTCTGGCTCTGTCAGCAGGTTATTCCGAACTTTGGCATCTTCTCAAATATGCGCGAATACGTGATCAAAGGTTTTGATGTGTCCTGGAATGCCGCCTTACTGCCGGGCATTATCACAACCGCAGCTTATTTTCTTCCTTGTTTAATTGTTTCTTTTTACAGCTTGAAGCTTCGCGAATTGGAGGCGAAATGA
- a CDS encoding ABC transporter ATP-binding protein — protein MDNEPVIQISNLTKIYRDFWGRKKVRALNSLSLEIKKGEIFGLLGPNGSGKTTTLKLLLGLLFPSEGDIKVLGQPASNVEKNERIGYLPEESYLYRFLNAEETLDFYGRLFKMPAKERRERAAELIEKVGLGHAKRRQLKEYSKGMTRRIGLAQALINNPDLVMLDEPTSGLDPLGTDDMKRMILELKEQGKTVLMCSHLLADVQDVCDRIAILYGGELKVMGRVEDLLKEQDETQIMTSRLSDEAIKEIEQVVAKHNGKVGTIDHPTATLESLFLKTVQESKDRPGQRFVPDTEEKKASE, from the coding sequence ATGGACAATGAACCAGTCATTCAGATTAGTAATCTGACAAAGATTTACCGTGACTTCTGGGGCCGAAAGAAAGTTCGTGCTCTCAATTCTTTGAGTCTTGAAATAAAAAAAGGAGAGATTTTTGGACTCCTGGGTCCCAATGGATCAGGAAAAACCACCACTCTCAAATTGCTCCTGGGGCTGCTTTTTCCGTCTGAAGGCGACATCAAAGTACTCGGCCAACCAGCATCAAATGTAGAAAAAAATGAACGCATCGGTTACTTACCTGAAGAATCGTATCTATACCGATTCCTGAATGCTGAGGAAACGCTTGATTTCTATGGGCGACTTTTCAAAATGCCCGCAAAAGAGCGTCGTGAACGAGCTGCTGAACTGATTGAAAAAGTCGGCCTCGGACATGCCAAACGACGTCAGCTAAAAGAATATTCAAAAGGAATGACCCGACGAATCGGACTGGCTCAAGCACTCATCAATAATCCTGACCTCGTGATGCTGGATGAACCAACCAGTGGTCTGGACCCACTTGGTACAGATGACATGAAACGCATGATCCTGGAATTAAAGGAGCAGGGCAAAACAGTTCTGATGTGTAGCCACCTTCTGGCTGATGTTCAGGACGTGTGTGACCGTATTGCAATTCTGTATGGTGGTGAATTAAAAGTGATGGGGCGCGTGGAAGACTTGCTGAAGGAACAGGATGAAACGCAAATCATGACCTCCCGTCTGAGTGATGAAGCAATCAAGGAAATTGAGCAGGTCGTTGCAAAACACAATGGAAAGGTCGGCACAATCGACCATCCTACCGCAACACTGGAATCACTGTTCCTGAAAACCGTTCAGGAAAGTAAAGACCGTCCGGGACAACGGTTTGTTCCAGACACAGAAGAGAAAAAGGCTTCCGAGTAA
- a CDS encoding DUF58 domain-containing protein: MPNVEQYLKPEVIQTVARLDLRAKFIVEGFLSGLHASPYHGFSVEFSEHRRYTKGDDPRDIDWQVYAKTDRYYIKKYQAETNLTGYLVLDLSESMAYTYRQQLSKFDYAICLAASLAYMMIHQQDPVGLITFGNQIKNYLPARSKRGQLGNILAMLAKSQPSGTTEVSRNVQHIASMVKHRSLIMIFSDLLTDQKNVLDSLQRLRYAGHDVIVFHILDEAEVYFPFKGMVDLKEPEAGDSLVLDAEGMKADYLEAVNELRQTYQEKLQAMRADYVPLDTSMPFDKALIEYLSQRKARF; encoded by the coding sequence ATGCCTAATGTGGAACAATATCTCAAACCTGAAGTCATCCAGACTGTAGCCCGCCTTGACTTGAGGGCAAAATTCATTGTGGAAGGGTTCCTCAGCGGCCTGCATGCCAGCCCTTATCATGGTTTTAGCGTGGAGTTTAGCGAACACCGCCGTTACACCAAAGGAGATGACCCGCGCGATATTGATTGGCAGGTCTACGCCAAAACTGACCGCTACTACATCAAAAAATATCAAGCAGAGACGAATCTGACCGGTTATCTGGTACTCGATTTGTCAGAGAGTATGGCCTACACCTATCGCCAGCAACTTTCGAAGTTTGACTATGCAATCTGTCTGGCAGCGTCTCTTGCTTATATGATGATCCATCAACAAGACCCAGTAGGATTGATCACCTTTGGTAATCAAATTAAAAACTACCTCCCTGCTCGCAGCAAACGAGGACAATTGGGAAATATCTTGGCCATGCTGGCAAAATCACAACCATCGGGCACCACAGAAGTTTCACGTAATGTTCAACACATTGCCTCTATGGTCAAACATCGTAGTTTAATCATGATTTTCTCTGATTTACTAACCGACCAAAAAAATGTTTTAGACAGTTTGCAAAGACTTCGTTATGCAGGTCACGATGTAATCGTTTTCCACATACTCGACGAAGCCGAAGTCTATTTCCCCTTCAAAGGTATGGTTGACCTGAAAGAACCCGAAGCAGGTGATTCACTGGTTCTGGATGCGGAAGGAATGAAAGCCGACTACCTTGAGGCAGTGAATGAACTCAGACAGACCTATCAGGAGAAGTTGCAGGCGATGAGAGCAGATTACGTGCCCCTCGATACCAGCATGCCCTTTGATAAAGCGTTGATCGAATATTTATCGCAAAGAAAAGCCCGATTCTGA
- the dnaG gene encoding DNA primase — protein sequence MSPGFDQNFKELVRQRTNIVELVSESIQLTPNGHDFKGLCPFHNDHNPSMMVYPERGTWRCWVCDNGGDCFSWVEKYDDVSFYEALKILAEKAHLELPQSTARVGSVPRSNIVEKTSLFEVMKWAEQQFHHCLMETAEGEYARRYLIEERGYTEDTIRQFRLGFHPDHWQWLVNRAQGKYAEALLSEAKLIFKKEGHNRYSDYFVNRVVFPVRDERKRVVAFGGRVLPGTNSDGIAKYFNSPESLIFTKSKLLFGLDQARQRIRETETVVVVEGYTDCITAHQFGVTNVVATLGTALTDTHVSYLKRLARKVVLVFDGDDAGQNAAERSLTKFISQEVDLRILTLPARKDPAEFLEEQGAEKLKQLIDQAPEAWNFKLNICLKKFGLESIDGQHRILEQMLELLAASPNLTGKVREDIILRKLSDRLGLHEQAVRKRLSEVKQKRHSNLNSSPSANESRSIPVTNSIPGSSQETDHTTKDNQLESELLEIIFVYPESVTQIHQHISPSNLKNQQLRFLYQLSIDLTEEGIVPVLDRILDRIDDPDLKQLVVKIDAQAQEKAIHTKIHASPNLHEGIPHFLKHSIKNLKWREEREHHEQTKGLLFQNSQNTILNSDAKELLKKASEFHQKRHQKNSLETH from the coding sequence GTGTCGCCAGGATTTGATCAAAATTTCAAAGAACTGGTCCGCCAGAGAACAAACATCGTCGAGTTGGTATCCGAGTCGATTCAATTGACTCCCAACGGACACGATTTCAAAGGTCTCTGTCCTTTTCACAATGACCATAATCCTTCAATGATGGTCTATCCTGAGCGTGGTACCTGGCGATGCTGGGTCTGTGATAACGGAGGCGACTGTTTTTCCTGGGTGGAAAAATATGATGATGTCAGCTTCTATGAGGCATTAAAGATCTTGGCTGAGAAAGCCCATTTGGAACTGCCTCAATCTACTGCACGCGTGGGATCTGTTCCGCGATCTAATATCGTAGAAAAGACATCATTATTTGAAGTGATGAAATGGGCAGAGCAGCAATTTCACCATTGTTTGATGGAAACTGCCGAAGGAGAATATGCTCGTCGCTATCTTATTGAGGAGCGAGGATATACCGAAGATACTATCAGGCAGTTTCGGTTAGGCTTTCATCCGGACCACTGGCAATGGTTAGTGAATCGCGCACAAGGTAAATATGCTGAAGCATTATTGTCGGAAGCAAAATTGATTTTCAAAAAAGAAGGTCATAACCGATATTCCGATTATTTCGTCAATCGGGTGGTGTTTCCGGTTCGCGACGAGCGTAAACGCGTTGTTGCATTTGGGGGACGTGTTCTGCCAGGAACGAATTCCGATGGAATTGCCAAGTATTTCAACAGTCCCGAAAGCTTGATCTTTACTAAGAGCAAGCTGCTATTCGGTTTGGATCAAGCAAGACAACGAATTCGAGAAACGGAGACCGTAGTCGTCGTCGAAGGGTACACTGATTGCATAACAGCGCATCAGTTTGGGGTGACGAATGTAGTGGCAACATTAGGAACAGCGTTGACGGACACGCATGTTTCTTATCTGAAGCGTCTGGCGCGAAAAGTCGTGCTCGTATTTGACGGTGATGATGCAGGGCAAAATGCGGCCGAGCGTTCTTTAACGAAATTTATCTCTCAGGAAGTCGATTTGCGAATTTTAACGTTACCTGCGAGAAAAGATCCTGCCGAGTTTTTGGAAGAGCAAGGTGCAGAAAAGCTAAAGCAACTGATTGATCAAGCGCCCGAAGCGTGGAATTTCAAGTTAAATATTTGTCTCAAAAAATTTGGACTAGAGTCAATTGATGGTCAGCATCGTATTTTAGAACAAATGCTTGAGTTGTTGGCAGCAAGTCCCAACCTAACCGGTAAAGTTCGTGAAGACATTATATTGAGAAAGTTGTCAGATCGACTGGGTTTACATGAACAAGCTGTCCGAAAACGACTTAGTGAAGTAAAACAAAAGCGTCATTCAAATCTTAACTCCAGTCCCTCAGCTAATGAATCTCGCTCGATTCCAGTCACGAATTCCATTCCGGGCAGCAGCCAGGAAACAGATCATACAACGAAAGACAATCAACTTGAGAGCGAACTTCTTGAAATTATCTTTGTATATCCGGAATCTGTCACCCAAATTCATCAACATATTTCCCCTTCCAACTTGAAGAACCAGCAGTTGCGATTTCTTTATCAGTTAAGCATTGATTTAACTGAAGAGGGGATTGTACCCGTCCTGGATCGGATTCTGGATCGAATTGATGATCCAGATTTGAAACAACTGGTCGTAAAAATTGACGCCCAGGCGCAAGAAAAAGCAATTCATACAAAAATCCATGCGAGTCCCAACCTGCATGAAGGAATTCCTCATTTTTTGAAGCATTCCATCAAAAACCTTAAATGGCGGGAAGAACGGGAACACCACGAGCAGACTAAGGGACTTCTATTTCAGAATTCCCAAAATACAATTTTGAATTCTGATGCAAAAGAATTATTGAAGAAAGCATCTGAGTTTCACCAAAAACGACACCAGAAAAACTCACTTGAGACCCATTAA
- the rpoD gene encoding RNA polymerase sigma factor RpoD codes for MHRLDARLNELIENGKKQGYLTYDEVSAYLPDEALNPEKLDNLLLTIEEIELDIIPDQIITVLKPEKTKGGRSRSSDDAARRIDDPVRMYLTQMGEIPLLTREEEIRLAKKIEITRRRFRRELLSSDYAMRQAIDILDKVHKTELPFDRTIKVSVTEGLEKNQILGRMPHNLKTLEYLCNKNSSDFQRFVDPELSKSERREAYSSLQKRRRKMATLIEELSLRTQRLQIGMKRLEQISQRMTELEDQIRDMNDLRVKNSKDDRANLDRELQDLVSMTMETPETLRERIKAVKQRYLDYETAMRELSGGNLRLVVSIAKKYRNRGLSFLDLIQEGNTGLMRAVDKYEYRRGYKFSTYATWWIRQAITRAIADQARTIRIPVHMIETMSKLRKVSKQLLQEKGREPTMEETAEVAGISLEETRRVLKISRHPISLDRPVGESEDSYFGDFIEDSDSDSPVNTASQEMLKDKIDHVLKTLTYREREIIKLRFGLGDGYTYTLEEVGRIFKVTRERVRQIEAKAVRKLQHPVRSKQLQGFIEGLVPEWGQAESEEEADVTASASI; via the coding sequence GTGCACCGACTCGACGCCCGATTGAATGAACTCATCGAAAACGGCAAAAAACAAGGATATCTCACTTACGATGAGGTGAGTGCTTATTTACCTGATGAAGCACTCAATCCTGAGAAGCTTGATAACCTTTTGCTCACGATTGAGGAGATTGAATTAGATATTATTCCTGATCAGATTATTACAGTCTTAAAGCCTGAAAAAACCAAAGGAGGTCGCTCTCGTTCTTCCGACGATGCTGCTCGTCGTATTGATGATCCCGTGCGGATGTATTTAACTCAAATGGGTGAAATACCATTACTAACACGTGAGGAAGAGATCCGACTTGCCAAGAAGATTGAAATCACACGTCGTCGGTTCCGTCGTGAATTGTTGAGTAGTGATTATGCAATGCGACAGGCAATTGACATTCTGGACAAAGTTCATAAAACCGAACTTCCTTTTGATAGAACGATTAAAGTTTCGGTTACAGAAGGCCTCGAAAAAAATCAGATTCTTGGTCGGATGCCTCATAATTTGAAGACACTGGAGTATCTTTGTAATAAAAACTCAAGTGACTTTCAAAGATTTGTCGACCCAGAGCTTTCGAAAAGTGAACGTCGTGAAGCATATTCCTCGTTGCAAAAGCGACGTCGGAAAATGGCGACTTTGATTGAAGAGTTGAGTTTGCGCACACAACGTCTGCAAATTGGTATGAAGCGACTTGAGCAAATTTCTCAACGTATGACGGAATTGGAAGATCAGATTCGTGATATGAACGATCTGAGAGTGAAAAATTCCAAAGATGATCGTGCCAATCTTGATCGTGAATTACAAGATTTGGTTTCCATGACAATGGAAACTCCCGAAACACTTCGTGAGCGAATCAAAGCGGTCAAGCAGCGCTATCTCGATTACGAGACCGCGATGCGTGAACTTTCAGGTGGTAACCTACGTTTGGTCGTTTCTATCGCTAAGAAGTACCGCAATCGTGGTCTGAGTTTTCTTGACCTGATTCAGGAAGGCAATACTGGCTTGATGCGAGCGGTTGATAAATACGAATACCGTCGCGGCTATAAGTTTTCAACATACGCCACATGGTGGATTCGACAGGCCATTACCCGTGCTATTGCTGATCAGGCTCGTACAATTCGTATTCCCGTACATATGATTGAGACGATGTCCAAACTCAGAAAGGTCAGTAAGCAACTATTACAGGAAAAAGGACGTGAGCCTACCATGGAAGAGACAGCAGAAGTGGCAGGCATCAGTCTGGAAGAAACGCGCCGTGTGCTTAAGATTTCCCGCCACCCCATTAGCCTTGATCGACCAGTTGGTGAGAGTGAAGATAGCTACTTTGGTGACTTCATCGAAGATTCTGACTCAGACAGTCCTGTTAACACAGCCAGCCAGGAAATGCTAAAAGATAAAATCGATCATGTCTTGAAAACACTGACCTACCGTGAGCGTGAAATTATCAAATTACGCTTTGGCTTGGGAGATGGCTATACCTATACATTGGAAGAAGTGGGGCGCATCTTTAAAGTAACACGAGAGCGTGTACGTCAGATCGAAGCAAAAGCGGTCAGAAAATTACAGCATCCAGTTAGGAGTAAACAACTTCAGGGCTTTATAGAAGGGTTAGTCCCCGAGTGGGGGCAGGCTGAATCCGAAGAAGAGGCGGATGTGACAGCATCAGCCAGTATTTGA
- a CDS encoding zinc ribbon domain-containing protein — MSTTAASLKALHHLYLRLHDVNRKLEQGPKRIKLKEEFALQQEEKLRSFQEQVTQLKKQVQQKNLDLQSNETKILDLKAKLNTASSNKEFDIIKGQIKADEMANSVLEDEILELMDKIDAAEADVQLWVEKKDAAHQAAKEAAQNFESARDSLDEEIKECNAAIADAEHIIPENVKVQFERLVRSHGAGALAIVEGKYCSSCNVLISPQLRVELNSGKLVFCKSCGRLLYLEESQE, encoded by the coding sequence ATGTCAACTACTGCAGCCAGCTTGAAAGCTTTACACCATTTGTATTTGAGATTACATGATGTAAACCGAAAATTAGAGCAGGGGCCCAAGCGAATTAAACTGAAAGAGGAGTTCGCTTTACAGCAGGAAGAGAAGCTCAGGTCTTTTCAGGAACAGGTCACGCAGTTGAAAAAACAGGTCCAGCAGAAGAATCTGGACTTACAATCCAATGAGACAAAAATACTTGATCTGAAGGCAAAACTGAATACTGCTTCCTCAAATAAAGAGTTTGATATTATTAAAGGGCAAATTAAGGCAGACGAAATGGCAAACAGTGTGCTGGAAGATGAAATCCTGGAGCTCATGGATAAAATCGATGCCGCTGAAGCCGATGTTCAGTTATGGGTGGAAAAAAAAGATGCCGCACACCAGGCAGCTAAAGAAGCGGCACAAAATTTCGAGTCTGCTCGAGATTCTCTCGATGAAGAGATCAAAGAATGTAATGCAGCAATTGCCGATGCTGAACACATCATACCAGAGAATGTGAAGGTTCAATTTGAAAGATTGGTGCGGTCACACGGAGCTGGTGCCTTAGCAATTGTAGAAGGTAAGTATTGTTCTTCCTGTAATGTTTTAATCTCGCCTCAATTGCGCGTGGAGTTGAATTCAGGAAAACTCGTTTTCTGTAAGTCATGTGGGCGCCTCTTATACCTGGAAGAATCACAGGAATAA
- a CDS encoding prenyltransferase/squalene oxidase repeat-containing protein, protein MNDEPYLVKLALRLAAGLEKLPPSSLEKHRTFILAQQQADGGFSGREGDSDLYYTGFAVRSLGILGGVENQQCIELSSYLKQFHIEKLSTIDLLSWLYCALIIQASGGEDLLTGASENWNTQISQNLERLRTPDGGYAKSEQGALGSTYHTFLVVLIYQLIGLEIPDSNDLIQFLYDRQRDDGGFVEISPMKRSGTNPTAAAVATLLILNAMDDELKDDIRDFLNQVKSSEGGFQANTRIPFADGLSTFTGLLTAQDLGLDSLVDQKQLMQFMTEWLEFPTGGFRGASWDEQADVEYTFYGLGVLALLNA, encoded by the coding sequence ATGAATGACGAACCTTATTTAGTCAAATTGGCCCTACGGCTGGCAGCAGGATTAGAGAAACTGCCACCAAGTTCATTAGAAAAACATCGCACTTTTATTCTGGCTCAACAACAGGCAGATGGGGGATTTTCTGGAAGAGAAGGAGACTCGGATCTATATTATACAGGGTTCGCGGTTCGTAGTCTGGGAATTTTAGGAGGGGTTGAAAATCAGCAGTGTATTGAACTTAGCAGCTATCTCAAACAATTCCACATAGAAAAACTGTCGACCATCGATCTGTTAAGCTGGCTCTACTGTGCTCTGATCATTCAAGCCTCAGGGGGAGAAGACCTCTTAACAGGAGCGTCTGAGAACTGGAATACACAAATCTCACAAAATTTAGAACGGCTAAGAACTCCTGACGGTGGCTACGCAAAATCAGAACAAGGTGCTCTTGGAAGTACGTACCACACGTTCCTAGTCGTTTTGATCTATCAGTTAATCGGCCTTGAGATACCTGACTCAAACGATTTAATACAATTTCTTTACGATCGACAGCGTGACGATGGCGGTTTTGTAGAAATCTCGCCTATGAAACGTAGTGGTACAAACCCGACAGCCGCTGCCGTTGCGACATTACTGATCCTAAATGCAATGGATGATGAACTGAAAGACGATATTCGCGATTTTCTCAATCAAGTGAAGAGTTCTGAGGGAGGCTTTCAGGCAAATACGCGTATTCCATTTGCCGATGGACTATCTACGTTCACCGGATTACTGACTGCACAGGATCTGGGGCTTGACTCACTGGTCGATCAAAAGCAATTGATGCAATTTATGACCGAATGGCTTGAGTTCCCCACAGGAGGGTTTCGAGGAGCAAGCTGGGACGAACAAGCTGATGTAGAATATACATTTTATGGCTTGGGTGTGCTGGCGCTACTTAACGCATAA